One region of Eubacterium sp. 1001713B170207_170306_E7 genomic DNA includes:
- a CDS encoding energy-coupling factor transporter transmembrane component T, with protein MFKDITIGQYYPTDSIIHRLDPRTKIIFTFAYIVMLFVVNNLWGYIAAFALLVGIIIASRIPLSYIVRGVKGLIFIILLTVILNLFMTPGTEIASLGPLRITMEGVKVAVFMAMRLIFLVVGTSIMTLTTSPIDLTDGMEFCMKGIPFVRRYAHELAMMMSIALRFIPTLMEETDRIMKAQKARGANFETGNIISRAKALIPILVPLFISAFRRADELATAMEARCYRGGENRTRMNQLRFAKRDGWAFVVMFIMIAVFILSRFITIPLIFPA; from the coding sequence ATGTTTAAAGATATTACCATTGGCCAGTACTATCCCACCGATTCCATCATCCACCGCCTGGACCCACGCACCAAGATCATTTTTACCTTTGCCTACATTGTCATGCTCTTTGTGGTCAATAACCTGTGGGGCTATATCGCGGCCTTCGCGCTGCTGGTCGGCATTATCATCGCCTCCAGAATCCCGCTTTCCTACATTGTGCGCGGGGTCAAGGGGCTGATCTTTATTATCCTGCTGACTGTTATCCTTAACCTGTTTATGACACCGGGGACTGAAATCGCCAGCCTGGGACCACTGCGCATTACCATGGAAGGGGTAAAGGTCGCGGTTTTTATGGCCATGCGTCTGATCTTCCTGGTGGTGGGCACCAGCATCATGACTCTGACCACCTCGCCCATTGATCTGACCGACGGCATGGAGTTCTGCATGAAGGGCATTCCCTTTGTGCGCCGCTATGCCCATGAGCTGGCCATGATGATGTCCATCGCGCTCCGGTTTATCCCGACCCTGATGGAAGAAACCGACCGGATCATGAAAGCCCAGAAGGCCAGAGGCGCCAACTTTGAGACCGGCAATATCATTTCACGGGCCAAAGCCCTGATCCCCATATTGGTGCCGCTGTTCATCAGCGCCTTCAGACGGGCCGACGAGCTGGCAACCGCCATGGAAGCACGGTGCTACCGGGGCGGCGAGAACCGTACCCGCATGAACCAGCTGCGGTTTGCCAAGCGTGACGGCTGGGCCTTTGTGGTCATGTTTATCATGATCGCTGTCTTTATTCTGTCACGGTTTATCACCATACCGCTGATTTTCCCAGCGTGA